The following proteins are co-located in the Chloroflexia bacterium SDU3-3 genome:
- a CDS encoding N-acetyltransferase produces the protein MPTIHPTAEVSPTAIIGAGTRIWAGAQIRERAQLGANCIVGRNVYIENDVIIGSNVKIQNNASLYHGLTVEDGVFIGPHVIFTNDRVPRAIRPDGLLKSADDWVVGHTRVCYGAALGAGSIVIAGLAIGRWAMVGAGSVVTRNVPDYALVIGNPGRVVGYISAGGVRCATQAEAQTQSERESRS, from the coding sequence ATGCCGACCATCCACCCGACCGCAGAGGTCTCGCCCACCGCGATCATCGGTGCGGGCACCCGCATCTGGGCCGGGGCGCAGATCCGCGAGCGCGCCCAGCTGGGCGCAAACTGCATTGTGGGCCGCAATGTCTATATTGAAAATGATGTAATCATCGGCAGCAATGTAAAAATCCAGAACAACGCCTCGCTCTACCACGGGCTGACGGTCGAGGACGGCGTGTTCATCGGCCCCCACGTCATCTTCACCAACGACCGTGTCCCGCGCGCCATCCGCCCCGACGGCCTGCTCAAGAGCGCCGACGACTGGGTGGTGGGCCACACCCGCGTGTGCTACGGCGCGGCGCTGGGCGCTGGCAGCATCGTGATCGCCGGGCTGGCAATTGGCCGCTGGGCCATGGTCGGCGCGGGCAGTGTGGTGACCCGCAATGTGCCAGATTACGCTCTTGTTATTGGCAACCCAGGGCGGGTGGTGGGCTACATCAGCGCGGGCGGTGTGCGCTGCGCCACGCAGGCCGAGGCCCAAACCCAGAGCGAGCGCGAATCGCGGAGCTAG
- a CDS encoding Gfo/Idh/MocA family oxidoreductase, whose translation MLNIGVVGYGYWGPNLVRNFAQTQGARVVSVCDPRPERRAAVTALYPAIIPTAAMAELLATDIDAVAIATPVSSHFDLALQALQAGKHVFLEKPFTATAAQAERLIEEAERRSLVLMVDHTFLYTGAVQKIHQLVHSGSLGQLYYYDSVRINLGLFQHDVNVLWDLAVHDLSIMDYVLGQQPVAVAATGVAHIPGQPENMAYLTCFFEQNLIAHFHVNWLAPLKVRRTLVSGSEKMIVYDDLEPSEKVKVYDKGVTLQNRPEDIYQMRVGYRTGDMHAPQVNLTEALQIEALHFAECVTQGARPLSDGLAGWRITRILEAADRSMQQRGQPIELK comes from the coding sequence ATGCTCAACATCGGTGTTGTGGGGTATGGCTACTGGGGGCCAAACCTCGTGCGCAACTTTGCCCAAACCCAGGGGGCGCGCGTCGTGAGCGTGTGCGACCCGAGGCCGGAGCGCCGGGCCGCCGTCACCGCGCTCTACCCCGCCATCATCCCCACTGCCGCCATGGCCGAGCTACTGGCCACCGACATCGACGCCGTGGCCATCGCCACGCCGGTGTCGAGCCACTTTGATCTGGCCCTCCAGGCCCTGCAGGCAGGCAAGCACGTCTTCCTTGAAAAGCCCTTCACCGCCACCGCCGCGCAGGCCGAGCGCCTGATCGAGGAGGCCGAGCGCCGCAGCCTGGTGCTGATGGTCGACCACACCTTCCTCTACACCGGCGCAGTGCAGAAGATCCACCAGCTGGTACACAGCGGCAGCCTGGGGCAGCTCTACTACTACGACTCGGTACGGATCAACCTGGGCCTTTTCCAGCACGATGTCAACGTGCTCTGGGATCTGGCCGTGCACGATCTCTCGATCATGGACTATGTGCTGGGCCAGCAGCCAGTGGCGGTGGCGGCCACCGGCGTGGCCCACATCCCCGGGCAGCCCGAGAATATGGCCTACCTCACCTGTTTCTTCGAGCAGAACCTGATCGCGCACTTCCACGTCAACTGGCTGGCCCCGCTCAAGGTGCGCCGCACGCTGGTAAGCGGTTCGGAGAAGATGATCGTCTACGACGACCTTGAGCCAAGCGAGAAGGTCAAGGTCTACGACAAGGGGGTGACGCTCCAGAATCGGCCCGAGGATATCTACCAGATGCGGGTGGGGTATCGCACGGGCGACATGCACGCGCCGCAGGTGAACCTGACCGAGGCGCTGCAGATCGAGGCGCTGCACTTTGCCGAGTGCGTCACCCAGGGCGCCCGCCCGCTCTCCGATGGGCTGGCGGGCTGGCGGATCACCCGCATCCTTGAGGCAGCCGACCGCTCCATGCAGCAGCGCGGCCAACCAATTGAACTGAAGTAG
- a CDS encoding DegT/DnrJ/EryC1/StrS family aminotransferase gives MIPFLDLKAQYLSIKAEIDAAIMGVIDRSEFILGSEVSAFEQAFAAYCQSDAAVGVSSGTSALHLALLALGIGPGDEVITTPFTFVATAAAILYTGATPVFVDIDPASFTIDPAQIEAAITPRTKALLPVHLYGQPADMAPILQIARRHGLPVVEDAAQAHGAEYQGRRVGSIGDIGCFSFYPGKNLGAYGEGGAVTTSNPELLRTVRMLRDWGAEQKYHHVLKGYNYRLDGIQGAVLGVKLRYIEDWTAARRAHAAYYTRALADSFRTPAEAAGRRHVYHVYAIRHAQRDALQQHLQRAQIATGIHYPIPVHLQPAYADLGYRAGDFPHAERAAAQVLSLPLYPELTKAQQDTVIAAMGAWVGIPDLGYAAAQLVAESER, from the coding sequence GTGATCCCATTCCTCGATCTGAAGGCCCAGTATCTCTCGATCAAAGCCGAGATCGACGCCGCCATCATGGGCGTCATCGACCGCTCTGAGTTTATCCTCGGCAGCGAGGTGAGCGCGTTTGAGCAGGCGTTCGCCGCCTACTGCCAGTCCGATGCGGCGGTCGGCGTCAGCTCGGGCACCAGCGCCCTGCACCTCGCGCTGCTGGCCCTGGGCATCGGCCCCGGCGACGAGGTGATCACCACGCCCTTCACCTTCGTGGCCACCGCCGCCGCCATCCTCTACACCGGCGCAACCCCGGTGTTTGTCGATATCGACCCTGCCAGCTTCACCATCGACCCGGCGCAGATCGAGGCCGCCATCACGCCGCGCACCAAGGCGCTGCTGCCGGTGCACCTCTACGGCCAGCCAGCCGACATGGCCCCGATCTTGCAGATCGCGCGCCGCCACGGGCTGCCCGTGGTCGAGGATGCCGCCCAGGCCCACGGGGCCGAGTACCAGGGTCGGCGCGTGGGCAGCATCGGCGACATCGGCTGCTTCAGCTTCTACCCCGGCAAGAACCTGGGGGCCTATGGCGAGGGCGGCGCGGTGACCACCAGCAACCCCGAGCTGCTGCGCACCGTGCGCATGCTGCGCGACTGGGGGGCCGAGCAGAAGTACCACCACGTGCTCAAGGGCTACAACTACCGGCTGGATGGCATCCAGGGCGCAGTGCTAGGCGTCAAGCTGCGGTACATCGAGGATTGGACCGCCGCACGCCGCGCCCACGCCGCCTACTACACCCGCGCACTGGCGGACAGCTTCCGCACGCCCGCCGAGGCCGCAGGCCGCCGCCATGTCTACCATGTCTATGCCATCCGCCACGCCCAGCGCGACGCGCTCCAGCAGCACCTGCAGCGCGCGCAGATCGCCACCGGCATCCACTACCCCATCCCGGTGCACCTGCAGCCCGCCTACGCCGACCTGGGCTACCGCGCGGGCGATTTCCCCCACGCCGAGCGCGCCGCCGCCCAGGTGCTGTCGCTGCCGCTCTACCCCGAGCTGACCAAGGCGCAGCAGGACACCGTGATCGCGGCTATGGGCGCATGGGTCGGCATCCCCGATCTGGGCTACGCCGCAGCCCAGCTGGTAGCAGAAAGCGAGCGATAG
- a CDS encoding NAD-dependent epimerase/dehydratase family protein, which produces MSTATPQRVLVTGGAGLIGSHIVDLLVDDAAQGAYSEIVILDNFVRGTHKNIASAVERGPVRLITGDIRDRELLASAMRGIDLVFHLAAIRITQCAEEPRLALEVLVDGSFNVLEAAVQAGVKKVVASSSASVYGLAESFPTSERHHSYNNRTLYGAAKAFNEGLLRSFNDMYDLDYVALRYFNVYGPRMDIYGAYTEVLIRWMDRIAEGKPPIIFGDGSQTMDFVFVEDIARANILAAKAPISDEVFNVASGVETSLNDLAQALLRVMGSDLSIEYGPERKVNPVARRLADTSSAREKLGFVAKVDLDEGLRRLVAWWLAQKSEAAA; this is translated from the coding sequence ATGAGCACAGCCACTCCCCAGCGCGTCCTCGTCACCGGCGGCGCTGGCCTGATCGGGTCGCACATCGTCGACCTGCTGGTGGATGACGCCGCCCAGGGCGCATATAGCGAGATCGTCATCCTCGACAACTTCGTGCGCGGCACCCACAAGAACATCGCCAGCGCGGTGGAGCGCGGCCCGGTGCGCCTGATCACCGGCGACATCCGCGACCGCGAGCTGCTGGCCAGCGCCATGCGGGGCATCGACCTGGTGTTCCACCTGGCCGCCATCCGCATCACCCAGTGCGCCGAGGAGCCGCGCCTGGCGCTGGAGGTGCTGGTCGACGGCAGCTTCAACGTGCTGGAGGCCGCCGTGCAGGCCGGGGTGAAGAAGGTGGTCGCCTCATCCAGCGCCTCGGTCTACGGCCTCGCCGAAAGCTTCCCAACCAGCGAGCGCCACCATTCCTACAACAACCGCACGCTCTACGGCGCAGCCAAGGCCTTCAACGAGGGCCTGCTGCGCAGCTTTAACGACATGTACGACCTGGATTATGTCGCGCTGCGCTACTTCAATGTCTACGGACCGCGCATGGATATCTACGGCGCGTACACCGAGGTGCTCATCCGCTGGATGGACCGCATCGCCGAGGGCAAGCCGCCGATCATCTTCGGCGACGGCTCGCAGACCATGGATTTTGTGTTTGTCGAAGATATCGCCCGCGCCAACATCCTGGCCGCCAAAGCGCCGATCTCGGACGAGGTGTTTAATGTGGCCAGCGGCGTCGAGACCAGCCTGAACGATCTGGCCCAGGCCCTGCTGCGCGTGATGGGCTCGGATCTCAGCATCGAGTACGGCCCCGAGCGCAAGGTGAACCCGGTGGCGCGGCGGCTGGCCGACACCAGCAGCGCCCGCGAGAAGCTGGGCTTTGTGGCCAAGGTCGACCTCGACGAGGGCCTGCGCCGCCTGGTGGCCTGGTGGCTCGCCCAGAAGAGCGAGGCCGCAGCATGA
- a CDS encoding DegT/DnrJ/EryC1/StrS family aminotransferase gives MRAAPAPRRIPLALPLMGEAEADAARRPILSGWVTQGPEVAAFEREFAAAVGAPHACAVANCTAALHLALLAVGVGPGDEVITVSHSYIATANSVRYCGAEPVFVDIDPRTYNIDPALIEPAITPSTRAILCVHQMGMPCDIRAILPIAQRHGLPVIEDAACASGSAYAYDGAVEPVGRPHGDIACFSFHPRKVISTGDGGMLTTRSPAYDAQFRLLRQHGMSVNDRARHSAQTVVFEEHSVLGYNYRMTDIQAAVGREQLRRLPGIVARRRAIAARYSQLLASIPGLGTPHEPAWASSNWQSYAVRLPDRCDQRATIQRMLDQGIATRRGIMCAHREAPYQHQQRQSLLESERAQDRSLILPLYPQMTDSDQDYVCECLAAACRG, from the coding sequence ATGAGAGCCGCACCCGCACCGCGCCGCATCCCGCTGGCGCTCCCGCTCATGGGCGAGGCCGAGGCCGACGCCGCCCGCCGCCCCATCCTCTCTGGCTGGGTCACACAGGGGCCCGAGGTGGCCGCCTTCGAGCGCGAGTTCGCGGCGGCGGTGGGCGCGCCGCACGCCTGCGCCGTGGCCAACTGCACGGCGGCCCTGCACCTAGCGCTGCTAGCCGTGGGCGTCGGCCCCGGCGACGAGGTGATCACCGTCAGCCACTCGTACATCGCCACCGCCAACAGCGTGCGCTACTGCGGCGCAGAGCCGGTGTTTGTCGACATCGACCCGCGCACCTACAACATCGACCCGGCGCTGATCGAGCCTGCCATCACGCCCAGCACACGCGCCATCCTGTGCGTGCACCAGATGGGCATGCCCTGCGACATCCGCGCCATCCTGCCCATCGCCCAGCGCCACGGCCTGCCCGTGATCGAGGACGCCGCCTGCGCCAGCGGCAGCGCCTACGCCTACGACGGCGCGGTCGAGCCGGTCGGCAGGCCCCACGGCGACATCGCCTGCTTCTCGTTCCACCCGCGCAAGGTGATCAGCACTGGCGACGGCGGCATGCTCACCACCCGCAGCCCCGCGTACGACGCGCAGTTCCGCCTGCTACGCCAGCACGGCATGAGCGTCAACGACCGCGCCCGCCACAGCGCCCAGACCGTGGTCTTCGAGGAGCATAGCGTGCTGGGCTACAACTACCGCATGACCGACATCCAGGCCGCCGTGGGTCGCGAGCAGCTGCGCCGCCTGCCGGGGATTGTGGCGCGGCGGCGGGCCATCGCGGCGCGCTACAGCCAGCTGCTGGCCAGCATCCCAGGGCTAGGCACCCCGCACGAGCCAGCCTGGGCTAGCTCGAACTGGCAGAGCTACGCGGTGCGCCTGCCCGACCGCTGCGACCAGCGCGCCACCATCCAGCGCATGCTCGACCAGGGCATCGCCACGCGGCGCGGGATCATGTGCGCGCACCGCGAGGCGCCCTACCAGCACCAGCAGCGCCAAAGTCTGCTAGAATCGGAGCGCGCGCAGGATCGCAGCCTGATCCTGCCACTGTATCCACAGATGACCGATTCCGATCAGGATTATGTCTGCGAGTGCCTCGCCGCAGCCTGCCGGGGGTAG
- a CDS encoding glycosyltransferase family 4 protein translates to MSHMNQASVQQQAHAQESGDARIRVLLFTNSIVVGGMEEHVELLARDLDRQQFEVYAICPDWPQTAPFGQSLARLADRFAMFTPDHRYGLLKLYRDSIRLYRQIRRWGIQVMHMHSTTYRGQYYALLAARLAGVRAIYVTEHLAPEQRLPPLELLTRNAFSALVDGIVCVSQKNFAARAAHIYTPAERTTVVNNGVDLGDFPPIDPATLASLRKRYRIPAHAQVVGTAVRFEPEKGLEYLIDAMPIIRSTCPDAYFLMVGDGTLRAQLERQVDALGMGDYVRFTGFQDDPRPFLGLMDAFVLPVPVGSMSIGLLEAMAMQRAVVMTFGGTGEAVIHGENGFCAEPRSAESIALYVTQLLNDPALRMRLGTAARQRIESDFSSQQVAEKLSQIYRHGRS, encoded by the coding sequence ATGAGCCACATGAACCAAGCATCTGTTCAGCAGCAGGCCCACGCCCAAGAATCGGGCGATGCGCGCATCCGCGTGCTGCTCTTCACCAACAGCATTGTGGTTGGCGGCATGGAGGAGCATGTCGAGCTGCTGGCCCGCGACCTCGACCGCCAGCAGTTCGAGGTCTACGCCATCTGCCCCGACTGGCCGCAGACCGCCCCGTTCGGCCAATCGCTCGCCAGGCTCGCCGACCGCTTCGCCATGTTCACCCCCGATCATCGCTACGGCCTGCTGAAGCTCTACCGCGACAGCATCCGGCTCTACCGGCAGATCCGCAGGTGGGGCATCCAGGTGATGCATATGCACTCCACCACCTACCGTGGCCAGTACTACGCGCTGCTGGCCGCACGGCTGGCCGGGGTGCGCGCTATCTACGTCACCGAGCACCTCGCCCCCGAGCAGCGGCTGCCCCCGCTCGAACTGCTGACCCGCAACGCCTTCAGCGCGCTGGTCGACGGCATTGTCTGCGTGTCGCAGAAGAACTTCGCCGCCCGCGCCGCCCACATCTACACCCCCGCCGAGCGCACCACGGTGGTGAATAACGGGGTTGATCTTGGCGATTTTCCGCCGATCGACCCGGCGACGCTGGCCAGCCTGCGCAAGCGCTACCGCATCCCCGCCCACGCGCAGGTGGTCGGCACCGCCGTGCGCTTCGAGCCTGAGAAAGGGCTAGAGTACCTGATCGACGCCATGCCCATCATCCGCAGCACCTGCCCAGACGCCTACTTTCTGATGGTGGGCGACGGCACGCTGCGCGCCCAGCTTGAGCGCCAGGTGGACGCGCTGGGAATGGGCGACTACGTCCGCTTTACCGGCTTCCAGGATGACCCTCGGCCCTTCCTGGGCCTGATGGATGCCTTCGTGCTGCCGGTGCCAGTCGGCTCGATGTCGATCGGGCTGCTTGAGGCCATGGCCATGCAGCGCGCGGTGGTGATGACCTTCGGCGGCACCGGCGAGGCTGTCATCCATGGCGAAAATGGATTCTGCGCCGAGCCGCGCAGCGCCGAGTCTATCGCGCTCTACGTCACCCAGCTCCTCAACGACCCAGCGCTGCGCATGCGGCTGGGCACAGCAGCGCGCCAGCGGATCGAGAGCGACTTCTCATCCCAGCAGGTCGCCGAGAAGCTCAGCCAGATCTATCGCCATGGCCGCAGCTAG
- a CDS encoding glycosyltransferase family 4 protein — MPQMTYQFGFVMDQIAGHITTYKNLRAVASQHADIAADWHEIAYYREGGAIERLRKALPFIPGYATGIARATQEMRRAVRSRPYDALYNNASVFVFFSKTYRRIPTLIDFDSTPVQLDRMEAYGAQPDPAPVAKLKWTLTRSAYQSAALLQVWSRWVKSSLIDDYQIDAEKIVINPPGIDLSLWQPGPPREEQAGHPLRVLFVGGDFGRKGGPLLLDWHAGQDPSRVELHVVTREDVATRPGLYIYRDIEPNSPQLIRLYHQADLFVLPSLGECFGIATVEAMAAGLPVIASDVGGTADIIEPGRNGLIVPGGDGAALAQAIEHILGDPARRASMATQSRQLAEQRFDLVKNASRTFGYLRQIADARHHSSRTA; from the coding sequence ATGCCGCAGATGACCTACCAGTTTGGCTTTGTGATGGACCAGATCGCAGGCCATATCACCACCTACAAGAACCTGCGGGCCGTGGCCAGCCAGCACGCCGACATCGCCGCCGACTGGCACGAGATCGCCTACTACCGCGAGGGCGGGGCGATCGAGCGGCTGCGGAAGGCGCTGCCCTTCATCCCCGGCTACGCCACCGGCATCGCCCGCGCCACCCAGGAGATGCGCCGCGCCGTGCGCAGCCGCCCCTACGACGCGCTCTACAACAACGCCTCGGTGTTCGTGTTCTTCAGCAAAACCTACCGGCGCATCCCCACCCTGATCGACTTCGACTCGACGCCCGTGCAGCTCGACCGCATGGAGGCCTACGGCGCGCAGCCCGACCCCGCACCTGTGGCCAAGCTCAAGTGGACGCTGACCCGCAGCGCCTACCAGAGCGCCGCGCTGCTCCAGGTCTGGTCGCGCTGGGTCAAAAGCTCGCTGATCGACGACTACCAGATCGACGCCGAGAAGATCGTGATCAACCCTCCAGGGATCGACCTGAGCCTCTGGCAACCCGGCCCGCCCCGCGAGGAACAGGCGGGCCATCCGCTGCGCGTGCTGTTCGTGGGTGGCGACTTCGGGCGCAAGGGCGGGCCGCTGCTGCTCGACTGGCACGCGGGACAAGACCCCAGCCGTGTCGAGCTGCACGTCGTCACCCGCGAGGATGTGGCCACGCGGCCTGGGCTGTACATCTACCGCGACATCGAGCCGAACAGCCCACAGCTCATCCGGCTCTACCACCAGGCCGACCTGTTCGTGCTACCCAGCCTGGGCGAATGCTTTGGCATCGCCACCGTCGAGGCCATGGCCGCCGGCCTGCCCGTGATCGCCAGCGATGTGGGCGGCACTGCCGACATCATCGAGCCGGGCCGGAACGGCCTGATCGTGCCGGGGGGCGACGGGGCCGCGCTGGCCCAGGCCATCGAGCACATCCTGGGCGACCCTGCGCGCCGCGCATCCATGGCCACCCAGTCGCGCCAGCTCGCCGAGCAGCGCTTCGACTTGGTGAAAAATGCCAGCCGCACCTTCGGCTACCTGCGCCAGATCGCCGACGCCCGCCATCACTCTTCACGCACCGCCTAA
- a CDS encoding polysaccharide deacetylase family protein, producing MGLQPKQLAIQAIDKLGTLVLSPPVGGFGYFHNHGPRDQRKVAITFDDGPSMPCTEELLDVMGELDVKGTFFCVGVNTRWHPQIVRRAYEEGHIIANHSYEHSRKAGLRLGSNGDHIDRGAALISQAIGCAPRLYRPPWGWMTPWEGQRLTQRGYTVVGWDVYTLDWQWPENDGRMMAEDARSKVQPGSIILWHDANAGVRVWEKKETARAIKHLVPMLRSDGYQIVTAAELLGVPAYGPALSPA from the coding sequence ATGGGCCTGCAACCCAAGCAGCTTGCCATCCAGGCCATCGATAAGCTGGGCACCCTGGTGCTCAGCCCGCCCGTCGGCGGGTTCGGCTACTTCCACAACCACGGCCCACGCGACCAGCGCAAGGTCGCCATCACCTTCGACGACGGCCCCAGCATGCCCTGCACCGAGGAGCTGCTGGATGTGATGGGCGAGCTGGATGTGAAGGGCACCTTCTTCTGCGTGGGCGTCAACACGCGCTGGCACCCCCAGATCGTGCGCCGCGCCTACGAGGAGGGCCATATCATCGCCAACCACTCCTACGAGCACAGCCGTAAGGCAGGGCTGCGCCTGGGCAGCAACGGCGACCACATCGACCGCGGCGCGGCCCTGATCAGCCAGGCCATCGGCTGCGCGCCCCGGCTCTACCGCCCGCCCTGGGGCTGGATGACGCCCTGGGAAGGCCAGCGGCTCACCCAGCGCGGCTACACCGTGGTGGGCTGGGATGTCTATACCCTCGACTGGCAGTGGCCCGAGAACGACGGCAGAATGATGGCCGAGGATGCGCGCAGCAAAGTCCAGCCCGGCTCGATCATCCTCTGGCACGACGCGAACGCCGGGGTGCGCGTGTGGGAGAAGAAGGAGACCGCACGCGCGATCAAGCATCTGGTGCCCATGCTGCGCTCCGACGGCTACCAGATTGTCACCGCAGCCGAGCTGCTGGGCGTGCCCGCCTACGGCCCTGCGCTCTCCCCTGCCTAA
- a CDS encoding PhzF family phenazine biosynthesis protein, translating into MADYPFYQVDAFTTTALGGNPCAIVFDADDLDDATMLAIAREMNLSETAFVRWSSVADVGVRYFTPAEEIPLAGHPTIATTFALIDSGRVRLAGELTSISLELRVGPIQVRIKADGEQVEQITMRQLPPTFLRSYTAEQIAPLFGLLPEDVLPGAPIQTVSTGTPQLMVALRDHGALRRAQLDVAAYQQFRASADFFSPHLFCLGGATPEGHTFARHFSPPPDVLEDPFTGSATGGMACYLWRYGLIDTPDFVAEQGHWMKRPGLGFVHVEGARDAIVWVEVGGAAVVVLRGTLSL; encoded by the coding sequence ATGGCCGACTATCCTTTCTACCAGGTGGATGCCTTCACCACCACGGCGCTGGGCGGGAACCCCTGCGCGATCGTGTTCGATGCAGATGATCTGGATGATGCGACGATGCTGGCGATCGCGCGGGAGATGAACCTGTCGGAGACGGCGTTTGTGCGGTGGTCGAGCGTGGCCGATGTGGGCGTGCGCTACTTCACCCCCGCCGAGGAGATCCCGCTGGCGGGCCACCCGACAATTGCGACCACCTTCGCCCTGATTGACTCAGGGCGGGTGCGGCTGGCGGGCGAGCTGACGAGCATCTCGCTTGAGCTGCGGGTGGGGCCGATCCAGGTGCGGATCAAGGCCGATGGCGAGCAGGTGGAGCAGATCACCATGCGGCAGCTGCCGCCGACCTTCCTGCGCAGCTACACCGCCGAGCAGATCGCGCCGCTGTTTGGCCTGCTGCCCGAGGATGTGCTGCCGGGTGCGCCCATCCAGACGGTGAGCACCGGCACGCCCCAGCTGATGGTGGCGCTGCGCGACCATGGGGCGCTGCGCCGCGCGCAGCTGGATGTGGCGGCCTACCAGCAGTTCCGCGCCAGCGCCGATTTTTTTAGCCCGCATCTGTTCTGCCTGGGCGGCGCGACGCCGGAGGGGCACACCTTTGCTCGCCACTTCAGCCCGCCGCCGGATGTGCTGGAAGATCCCTTCACCGGCTCGGCGACGGGCGGGATGGCCTGCTACCTGTGGCGCTATGGGCTGATCGACACGCCCGATTTTGTGGCCGAGCAGGGCCACTGGATGAAGCGCCCTGGCCTGGGCTTTGTACATGTGGAGGGCGCGCGAGATGCGATCGTGTGGGTGGAGGTGGGCGGCGCGGCGGTGGTGGTGCTGCGCGGCACGCTTTCGCTGTAG
- a CDS encoding glycosyltransferase family 4 protein — MRVLIISWEYAPNMIGGLGKHVMELAPALVSQGCQVHVLTPRLNGGPSREIAESGIAIYRPDVPLMDRDFIAFNQYVNLLLQEAALKLADEIGGFDLIHIHDWLTAPAGIAVKHAWKIPLVATIHATERGRGQGRLLSTQSEQINAIEWQLTYEAWRVIACSDFMADQVHSYFSTPPDKIDVVPNGVCIQPSPFTSEADRLAYRRAFAEDAQPLAFYVGRIVYEKGLHILLDSWPSVLRIYPRARLLIAGSGPFLADLRQQASALGISDNVTFGGFITDDERDKLYHIASAAVFPSLYEPFGMVALEAMAARCPVVVSATGGLTEVVKPHETGITVQPGNPQSLTWGLLHTFQNPPWTQARVENAYADARDNFSWEKIARETMAVYNHVKAEWDTNSWGK, encoded by the coding sequence ATGCGCGTTCTAATCATCTCGTGGGAATACGCGCCGAATATGATCGGTGGCCTCGGAAAACATGTCATGGAGCTTGCCCCAGCCCTGGTCTCCCAGGGCTGCCAAGTGCACGTGCTCACCCCCCGCCTCAACGGCGGGCCGAGCCGCGAGATCGCCGAGAGCGGCATCGCTATCTACCGCCCAGATGTGCCACTGATGGATCGCGACTTCATCGCATTCAACCAGTATGTCAACCTGCTGCTACAAGAGGCAGCCCTAAAGCTCGCCGACGAGATCGGTGGCTTCGACCTCATCCACATCCACGACTGGCTCACCGCCCCGGCGGGCATCGCGGTGAAGCACGCCTGGAAGATCCCGCTGGTCGCCACCATTCACGCCACCGAGCGCGGGCGCGGCCAAGGCCGCCTGCTCAGCACGCAGTCCGAGCAGATCAACGCGATCGAGTGGCAGCTCACCTACGAGGCCTGGCGGGTGATCGCCTGCTCCGACTTCATGGCCGATCAGGTCCACAGCTACTTCAGCACCCCGCCCGACAAGATCGACGTGGTGCCAAACGGCGTGTGCATCCAGCCCAGCCCCTTCACATCCGAGGCCGACCGGCTCGCCTACCGCCGCGCCTTCGCCGAGGACGCGCAGCCGCTCGCCTTCTATGTGGGGCGCATCGTCTACGAGAAGGGCCTGCACATCCTGCTGGACAGCTGGCCCAGTGTGCTGCGAATCTACCCGCGCGCCCGCCTGCTGATCGCTGGGTCGGGGCCATTCCTCGCCGACCTGCGGCAGCAGGCCAGCGCCCTGGGCATCAGCGACAACGTTACGTTTGGCGGGTTCATCACCGACGACGAGCGCGACAAGCTCTACCATATCGCTAGCGCCGCCGTGTTCCCCTCGCTCTACGAGCCATTTGGCATGGTCGCGCTTGAGGCAATGGCAGCCCGCTGCCCCGTGGTGGTCAGCGCCACCGGCGGCCTCACCGAGGTGGTCAAGCCGCACGAGACCGGCATCACCGTGCAGCCTGGCAACCCACAGTCGCTCACCTGGGGGCTGCTGCACACCTTCCAGAACCCCCCGTGGACCCAGGCCCGGGTCGAGAACGCCTACGCCGACGCCCGCGACAACTTCAGCTGGGAAAAGATCGCCCGCGAGACCATGGCCGTCTATAATCATGTGAAGGCCGAGTGGGATACCAACAGCTGGGGCAAATAG